DNA sequence from the Candidatus Omnitrophota bacterium genome:
TTCCCCCTGCGAGAAAGCTGCCGCGTCCTTTTCCTGAACGGTTTTGGAGGCCGAGGCCATAGCGGGAAAAAAAGCAAAAAATATCAAATAAGCAAGAACATACGCGTCGCTTGCTATCCGTCGACGGCCGCTCACGCATGAAGTTCGCTGCCTATTCAGGCTTCGCCTGCAATTATGCTTGGCCTTATGCATTGTCGTTTCGGGAACGAGGCAAAACCCCTCACTCATATGGCCCGCTCCGAATAGCAAGTGACGCGTTTGCTTATGGCGCGGTTTCAAGTTTTTCTCCTTTTCTTTTTCGCGGTTTCCGGCAACAGCGGCAAAGTTACGATGAATTCCGCGCCTTTTTCCTGCCTCTCCGCGCGCGTGTCGCCGCTGTCCCCCCATGCTTATCCACAAGCTGTTTAACTATTGAGAGCCCCAGGCCGAAACCTTTTGCTTTGTGAAAAAGGGAATTTCCCGTCTGGTAAAATCTGTCAAACACCTTTAACCGCTCTTCATCGGCTATTCCGGGGCCGGCGTCGGAAAAAACTATTTCCGCTTTTTCACCGGAAACTGAAACGCGGACGGAAACTTCGCTACCCTCCGGAGAAAATTTTAAGGCATTGTCCAGTATATTGATAAATACCTGCTCCATTCTGACGCCGTCGCAAAGTATGAAAAGAGGTTTGTCCTTTTTGTATTTAATGCGTATATTTTTTTCTTCTGCCCTGTTGCTAACGGCGGCTATGGAGTTGGCCAGACACAGGAATATATCCGTTTCGGTTTTTGTCAACTTGATAATGTCTCTTTCTATTTCCGCCACGGACAGAAGGTCTTTCACCAGAACAAGCATTCTGACGGTATTGTTTTTGACGATTGCCATTATTTTTTTTCTGCCGCTTTCATCTTTCTCTAATTTTTCATATAAATCCGCGGCGCCTTTTATCGCCGTAAGAGGCGTTCTGAGCTCATGCGACACATTTGACAAAAATTTCGTTTTGAGTTCCGACACCTCCTTCATTTTTTCATAGATTTTTGAGTTGGAAATCGCCAGGGCCGCGATCTGAGCGAGAACAAAAGCTCTTTCAAGGTCGGTCTGAGTAAATTTATTATCCGTCTTCATTCTTTTCAGATTCAAAGTGCCTATCAGCTTATCCTGAAGGATCATCGGAGCGCTTATCCCCGACTTCACCCCGTCGTAAGTTTTTTCACCCCTGAAACGGGCGTCTTTATTCAGTTCATCGTTAACAATGACCGGTTCAAGCTTGGCGGCGGCATAACCGCAAACCCTCTCTCCGAGGCGGATTTTTTTACCGAGAGCTTTTTCCCTGTCAGCGCCGCTCGCCGTCGTCACAATAAGCGCTTTTTCATCCTCGTTCCACAGAGTTATAGAACCCCCGTCAGCGGAGAGCTGCTCTTCGGCTGTCTTCAGAATAAGGTCTAAAACCTCATCCAGAGGTTTAATCCGGCCGATCGCGAGAGTGATCCGGTAAAGCCCGACAATATCAGTGAGGCTGCTCACTTTATTCTCCAGATGTCTCGTCTTGAAAAATCTTTCTACAACCCTGATAAGTTCATCCATCTCAAAAGGTTTGGGCAGATAATCAGCGGCGCCGTTTCTCATACACGCGACAGCGTTATTGATGTCAATATAACCTGTCATAACAATAACGCCCGTTTCTGGCGATCTCTCTTTCACCATCTTGATCAGATCTTCACCCCTATCCTCACCCATCCTAAGATCCGTGAGAACAAGCCCGTAGTCGGCGGAACTTAATTTCCCCATCGCTTCACTTATTCCGGACGCCGTATCCACTTCATATTGCGCGGTTTGCAATATCATAGCGCAGACGGATCTTATCGTTTCTTCATCATCCACAACCAGTATTTTTCTGTTCATATATTTATCTCCGTTTCGTTGTTTTTTCCTTTATCCTTACTCCTGTCCTCCAATCTCTTTCTTCCGCTATATGATGTA
Encoded proteins:
- a CDS encoding response regulator, with the protein product MNRKILVVDDEETIRSVCAMILQTAQYEVDTASGISEAMGKLSSADYGLVLTDLRMGEDRGEDLIKMVKERSPETGVIVMTGYIDINNAVACMRNGAADYLPKPFEMDELIRVVERFFKTRHLENKVSSLTDIVGLYRITLAIGRIKPLDEVLDLILKTAEEQLSADGGSITLWNEDEKALIVTTASGADREKALGKKIRLGERVCGYAAAKLEPVIVNDELNKDARFRGEKTYDGVKSGISAPMILQDKLIGTLNLKRMKTDNKFTQTDLERAFVLAQIAALAISNSKIYEKMKEVSELKTKFLSNVSHELRTPLTAIKGAADLYEKLEKDESGRKKIMAIVKNNTVRMLVLVKDLLSVAEIERDIIKLTKTETDIFLCLANSIAAVSNRAEEKNIRIKYKKDKPLFILCDGVRMEQVFINILDNALKFSPEGSEVSVRVSVSGEKAEIVFSDAGPGIADEERLKVFDRFYQTGNSLFHKAKGFGLGLSIVKQLVDKHGGTAATRARRGRKKARNSS